One region of Flavobacterium sp. GSB-24 genomic DNA includes:
- a CDS encoding efflux RND transporter periplasmic adaptor subunit, with translation MNPENARIPKNLIRENVQPIKTTMKMKNVIITSFILALVLSSCGDKNQAPTAPPPPVLPVLAITSANTTTDAEYPAAIQGTVDVEIRPQVSGNLDRIFVDEGAYVSKGQTLFKINERPFREQLNNALASLHAAEAALINANLEVDKLTPLVQNKVVSDYQLKTAKASQKIAAANIEQAKAMVGSAKINLGYTNVTAPVSGYIGRLPKKQGSLVSASDVEPLTTLSDVHEVFAYFSLSETDFINFKSQYAGSSLGDKIKKLPPVTLILADNNAYPQTGKIDMVDGQFDKTTGAITIRATFPNTNGTLRSGNTGRIRLGLQHDDAILVPQAATIEMQDKVFVFTVGKDNKVTKMPITVVGKNGTNYLIKDGVKTGDQIVMSGIDKLQDGQAIQPEKAAKVAQVTNKK, from the coding sequence ATGAATCCCGAGAATGCCAGAATACCAAAGAATTTAATCCGAGAAAATGTTCAACCAATTAAAACCACTATGAAAATGAAAAATGTAATTATAACCAGTTTTATTCTGGCCCTAGTATTAAGCAGCTGTGGCGACAAAAATCAGGCGCCTACTGCTCCGCCTCCACCGGTTTTACCTGTGCTGGCTATTACAAGTGCAAACACTACAACTGACGCTGAATATCCTGCTGCAATACAAGGAACTGTTGATGTTGAAATTCGCCCACAAGTAAGCGGAAACCTTGACAGAATTTTTGTTGACGAAGGTGCGTATGTAAGTAAAGGACAAACTTTATTCAAAATAAACGAACGTCCGTTTCGTGAGCAGTTAAACAATGCTTTGGCAAGTCTACACGCTGCAGAAGCGGCTTTAATCAACGCTAATTTAGAAGTTGATAAACTTACTCCGCTGGTTCAAAACAAAGTAGTTTCAGACTATCAGTTAAAAACAGCTAAAGCTTCTCAAAAAATTGCTGCTGCAAATATTGAACAAGCAAAAGCAATGGTTGGTTCTGCTAAAATTAATTTAGGCTATACAAATGTGACAGCTCCAGTTAGTGGTTACATAGGAAGACTGCCTAAAAAACAAGGAAGTTTAGTATCAGCTTCTGATGTTGAACCTTTAACGACTTTATCAGACGTTCATGAAGTTTTTGCTTATTTCTCTTTGAGCGAAACAGATTTCATCAACTTTAAATCACAATATGCAGGAAGTTCTTTAGGTGATAAAATCAAAAAACTGCCTCCAGTTACTTTGATTTTAGCTGATAACAACGCTTATCCGCAAACTGGAAAAATCGATATGGTTGACGGTCAGTTTGATAAAACTACAGGTGCAATAACGATTAGAGCAACTTTCCCAAATACAAACGGAACGTTACGTTCTGGAAACACAGGAAGAATTCGTTTAGGGTTACAACACGACGATGCGATTTTAGTGCCGCAAGCTGCTACGATTGAAATGCAGGATAAAGTATTTGTTTTCACCGTAGGCAAAGACAACAAAGTAACCAAAATGCCAATTACAGTTGTGGGTAAAAATGGTACCAATTATTTAATTAAAGATGGTGTAAAAACGGGTGATCAAATCGTAATGAGCGGTATTGACAAACTTCAGGACGGACAGGCTATTCAACCTGAAAAAGCTGCAAAAGTTGCCCAAGTAACTAATAAAAAATAA